The Arvicola amphibius chromosome 5, mArvAmp1.2, whole genome shotgun sequence genome contains the following window.
ATACATGTTTAATGAATTCTGTTCACTTTAATTCCCTACCCTATCATATCGTCCACCTCTGACAAAGCTCCCTCCTCCCTACAGgttgtttttttccccacacattcatggctctctctctctctctctctctctctctctctctctctctctctctctctctctctctctctctctctctctctctctctgtgtgtgtgtgagagagagaggggggggggagggagggagggagagagatgggctCACCAGTGTCTGTCCCTTCCTAAAATGTATCAGTATCCAATAGTTTCATAGGAAGGGTCCTATATGCCCCTCCCCAATCCATGCTTCACTGTTGACAGCCCAGTCAACACTCATGTTGTTCACAAAGAAATAAGATGATTGTATTTAGTGCCCAGTGAACCTGCTTAAGGTCAGACAGTCCACTTGACCTTTCAGCTAATGGTCAATAAATTGACTCTTCCAGCTGAAGAAAGCCAAGTGTTACTGTTCAAAAAATATTCTGTAGTTACTACACTTTTTCCTTTCTGCTATAAAACCTGTGTCAGCTTTGTTTCATTGACAGATCACACAGCATCTCCATTATAAGGGTCAATTTGCTTATAAAAACTAATCAAAATTGGAGTAGATTCTTTGACTTCTCTTACAACGAAGAGAAACATTTCAGTGCACTCCATGTTCTAGCATATAAGACAGAAGTTAAAGAGGGAGCTGAGGATGGAGCTCTGTTGATAAAGTGCTTGTATAGCACAAAGGGAGCCTTGGCTTAGACGTCTTGAAGTTTTCATGGCCAATAAATGGAAAAGGCAAGATTTTACTTTTTACCATTCTTAAGATTTGTTCTGAAAAGAGAGTTGCTGCTGATGACATGAAATGACTTATGAGCTATAAGCTATGCAGAAAACTATCAGTCAAAATTAGCTTTGGAATGACTAACCGATATAATTGTTTGGCTGATGAAAAGGATAAACATTACCAATGTTACTACGAAAGATAATGGATTTTTCCATAGACTTCAGTAACCAAGATTACAAAAAATGTATAAGACTTTTCCCAGCTTCCTCCTTTATGCACGTGAATATAGAGTTATAAGCCAGGAGCTGACAATCAATAGGAATGTTACTActatacttattattttattttaattttaaagcatcATGTACCCTGTTCAAAAGTTCCCATAAGTGTTGGGacagaagtaaatattttttattgggaTTTATGCTACATTGTGCTATACAAGAGCAAGATATGGCCTAGAGTGAGACCATTATAAACAgctgttcatttaaaataaaaacaccaaacccCTTTGAAAGCAGCTTAATTACTTATGCACTAATGAGTATGTCTCTGAGCTTAGAGGCATGTAAGAGATGGCTTGTACCAGCTTGAGAGAGCCAATATTTGAATTTACATGATAATTTCAAGTCAACTGACCATGAGGAGAATATTCTCCAAATCAGGGTTTTCTTCTCTCCTACTCTTGAAAAGTTAGTTGTTAAACATACACCAGTATGTTATCAGCCTTGGCTTTTTCTCCTGAGGGTATGAATAGGGTCCTTTGGGCTTTgtactgtttttctcttctctctagcCAGTATGATGAGCTTGCTTTTTGTCACTTAGCAGTGTCCCACAGCATAGAGGTCTTCAGATTTTTCTGGACCCTTAAGTCCCACCTACTTAACTGTCTGCTTAACATCTATACCTGAGAAGTTCACAATCAACTGAAGCTTAACTTATCTAAAAGAAAACACTGATTCACCATGTCCCTCTTCTAGATTGCTCTTGTTTCAACAGCATCCACTCCTACTCTCTAGGTTATGTGTCCTCAAAATCTGGAAGGAACTATTGATCATCCCTGTCTTTACCTCATATTGTGGGTTAAAATGTGCTCCTGCAGAAAGATGGAACCAGCACATGTGATCTTGTTAAGAAATatggtatcacacacacacaattaaaatgacATCATCCCACAGCAGGGTGTGGATCCTTGTTCTAATGTGACTTATGCCATTATaagagaagggaaacaaacacagaaaacattgtGTAATGTCACAGGTTAGAATGATGTGGCTGTAAGTCAAGGGATGACAAAAATTTCCAGCAATCCCCAGAAGCCAAGAGAAAGGCATAGTACAGATTCTTCCCTGCGGCTTTCAAAGAGGCTGTGGTCCAGTTGACACCTTGATCTCATCCTCTGGCCTTTAGAATTATGATggaataaatatatgttttaagatATTAAGTTGGCTATAATTTGTTATAGTGACCCCAGAATTTAATATACTTCAAGCCCCTCACACCTTCTTTATTCAGCTCACCAAAAAGACTTATAAATCTTGGATTCAGACAGAATATAGTCCATCTAATTCATCACTGCCATAAATCCAGGTCACCTTTAGTACCAGTCTAGACACCATAATCATTTCTTAACCGGTTCAGGCTTGACCTGACAAGTCCATTCAGAAAGAGACATGTAAAAATCAGTTCTTGAcatgtgggtcatgactcctctgggggtcacatatcagatatcctgcatctcATAtgattacattatgattcataacagtagcaatattaCAGTTATGGAATCATTTTATGATtgggtggtcaccacaacatgagaactCTACTAAAGCattgaagcattaggaaggttgagacccactggcCTAAAGCTTCAGGTTGCACTACTCCTGTATTTAAGAGtctcatttttattatgcatAGTTGCGCTCAATTGTCCTAGCTTGCCTGGTTTCTGAAACCTGCCTCATCTCAGGTTCTGACTCTTTCATGTGTCTCAggtctctttctttgcttttttcttctttcctttcttatttcagCTCATCAGATCCAGCACATTACTTTCTATCTCACAGCCTTTGAAAGATTTAGCCATCTAGAGAATGTCCCACTGCTTTCCTTCTAGTCCCTACGTACACATGTACCCGCGGCTTTATCAATGCTTCCCTTCTGCCATGATCGTACGTACCTCCAACATGTGTCTATGGTATGATTTTGCTGCTCTTTTCTCAAGAACTGGAGTTCGGTTCCTTTTCCATTGAATGTGGACTAGCATTATCACACAACTGGAATCAAAGAATTTCCTGAAAGCTTTGTTGTATGACATCCCACATTAAATCTATATATGATGGTCaattaattttctcaggagaattTGGCTACTGGATAATTGATTCAATCAGTCTGAAACACCAAGCTAGAAATTCCATGTGACTACGTTCCAGTTGACATCTCTGTCTGAACTCCATCTCTTAGCTATTCTTATCACCAAATGTGTGTGTGACAATGTTTGACTCTTGTGAGCCAGCCTTTTCATCAGCTGAGTTTTACTGGGTGACATGCAGTCTCTCTACAAGGAAAAACAAATTCCACCCTATCACTGTCTGACTGAATTCCCAATCCACAAGTCCACTAGACATTATTCAAGAGGTCCTATTTTGGACCACTAAGTTTGGGAGGGTAGGAGTTTGTGATACAGCATTAGTCATGGGAACATCTCTTCAGTAGTTATCCACAACTTACAAGTATGAACATGTTAATCTGACGTCCCATTGGGATCAGTTCTGTGTAAGAAGgtattttgtctgtctttcttgctCATCCCCAGCAGCTAGCACAGTTTTCTATTCTGTGGGTACCCAATAAAACTTAGAGTGCCGTGGACTGCAGATGCAATTTAGTGATAGAAGCACTTGTCCAGTATAGGTTGAGGTTTGGGGCTCAATCTCCaataaaaaccaagacaaaaataaaagtcccAAAGTTGTAATATGTTAAATCTTAGAATATGTAAAGCTTAGCAAGACACGAGGACTTCTGGGATACCTTAGGCTGAAGTAAGGGAGGAATGAGCTCTTCTAGTCCTGGCCACTCGTAATAGAACCTGGCATTCGCAGTTTCAGTCACAGTGAAATAACTCAGAACTAATTCCTCTCCGGCTTCCCAAATtgaccattcttattcagacctcTACCAAGATGACAAAAAGTATCATGTTATATTACTATCTTTGGGGAGCTGAAGCAATTTAGTAACATTAAAGGTTAGAAAGTTGCTTCATATTAGAGATGGAAAAGCCCTCACGACTAAAGGAAGACTGTCTGATCTTAGTAAGACACAATACCACTTCTTGGTTTTTGCCATCAGTTTTAATAAACTCATTCACCCATGTGATGCTATTTCTGCCAGTTAATATTAGAGAAATCTGAAGGAGTTAAACTACCCCCACATTCACCTAAAGCAAAATAGAATTGGAAGTATCAGCCTCATTTGCATAATTGTTTTGGATTCCCTAGACAGAAATAATTTTCAGGGTTGTCCTGTCTGAACACAACTAAAATACAAAGCAAGGGCTTCAAAACTTTCTCACTCACCTCCTTTGTGAGAAGAATTCAGCCTGTCTCTGGATGTTAAATCGTGCCTGAAATGCTTTATACACATCCTGGGTCTTCTGTTGCCAGGTGATCTTATCAGTCTAAAACGAGAGTAGTAAAATAGTAGGGCAGCTATTTGCTTCTTCTGAAGGCTCTGCAGACCACTGACTCTCTTCTAAGTTTGGAAAAAgcataatacattatatattatataatgacaTCTTATGCTGTTGGTGTCTCACTTATAATAGTTTGGctttagttgtttcttttttcagcaATGCTACATTACTTGTACAGCTACTCTGCTTCTTACTGTTGGTATTCAGTGACATAAGATAATATTTCATTATGATCTTCCTTTACCATAGGGTGTCTTAAGCCCATTTAAGTTGGGCTGACCTAATTTATTATGTTCATTAAATGCATTTTGACtcaatatttcaattttcaatgGGTTCATTAGGCTGCAACACTACTGTAACTGAAGACACATCCACGTAAGTATTCAATAAATAATGAATTCATTTTCACAGCAAAACCACTAAAATTGGATCTTGTAGTTATCAATCACTTGgatttctactttaaaaatttatagtcATCTCAGATCTATGCCCTGCTCATTATGTACTCAAAAGCAGTCATACATATCAGAATATATGGTTAGCTCTAATGCTGCAGAGATAATATCAAATATAAGAATACTACTAAATAATATCAAATGTAGAATACTAGTGTCTTAGTACATATcctgttactataacaaaatacctaaaGTTGTGTagttcaaaaagaataaaaagttattCAGTGCATTATTCCAGAGGCAGGGAGTCCAGATCACGGCATGAGCATCTGATGATGGGTTCCTTGCTACATCACAGAATGGCAGAAGGCAACATGGCAAAGCAGAACATGTATGCCAAAGAGAGTTCCTGTTAGAGCAAAGCCATTCTCAAGATAACCCATTAACCCActgtagtgatttgaatgaaaatggtccccattaTAAGAATAACTTATAGAGAACTTGCTTGGGTTATATAATATACCTTGTAAAACGatcatttattaaagatattaatattaaaattcatgGTGAGTTAAGCTATGAGTGCTTTAACAAACAACTCCTAAATTGCAATTAATTATTTCTGGTATATGTTACATGATCAGTTGAACTATTGATGGAGGATAGAAGAAGATGTTCTCCAATCATTAAAGTtactcagagacctaggataaacAGAAGTTATATTTTGGGATATGTTTCCAagacaacaaagacaaaaagcagTTGGCATTCTCTGTATTGGCTTTTTGTGTTTCAGCCTTGTCCCTCACCATCTGTGTTCCATATATACTGGTCTGTTACTACTGTATCCTCATATTTTTACACTTTTTATATGAAGAAAGTGCACGGCAATGCCAGGTTTTCAAAGTACAGAGTGTAGCACATGTCTTCTCTGAGCCTGGTATAAGAAAAGAATTGGATTTTTTTTGCACAATGTTAATGAGCACTATAATTAAGAAAGTAACAAGAACTCTTAAACAAGCAATCACTTGTTGAAGTGTATCAAAACTTCTAGACTTCTTCCTCTTAATATTCATTTTCCATTGTCCATTGGAAAGCATTTAAATGAATGACACAAGATAATTGGTACTGTGTTTGAAATCAATAGCTGTTATGTGTTTATATAAGAAGGTGGCTGCTATGGTTTGAACAGGGTTTCTCCCCTCCAAGTCTCATGCAGAAACTTCCCTAGTGCAGCAGTATTGAGAAGTGGGGTCTTTGGGAAGAAACTGTGTCATGGGAGCTCTGGATTAATCCACTAGTGGATGaatgggtgtcttagttacttatCTATAACTGTGGTAAGAAATTGTAACCAAGTAAACTTATAGAAAAGTTTGGGGCTTATGGTTTCACAGTTCTAGAGCCCATGAcaatcatggcagggaacatgacagcagacaggcaggcatagTTCTGGAGAAATAGCAGAGAGCTTACATTTTATCTGCCagtagaaagcagagagagaaaaaggcagaggcacttacagacagaaatagagaaagacagacatagacacagagagcaagatagagatagacagagaaacaGGACACTGAAAATGGTGAGAGTCTTTTGAAACTTCCAAACCCACCCTCAGTGATGCACCTTTTCCCGCAACATCACAGCTCCTAATCTGGGGAACAAGtaatcaaatatatgagcttataaGCGCTATTCTCCTTCAACCCACTGCAGTGGTCTAATAGAGGTTATCTTGGGAATGACTTTGCTAAAATAGAAACTCTCTCTGGCCTACATGCGTTGCCTTACCTTGTTGCCCTCTGCCATATTGTGATGCAGCAAGAAATCCCTCACCAGATGCTGATCAGGTGCTCATGTCATGCTCTGGACTCCCTGCCTCTGGAAGAATGAGctgaatacatttttattctttttcccccCCGCTGTGtcaaaaggctttatttttacttGGTCCAAGACTTGAGAGGGCCTCCAGGGCATTACAAAGCTGCCTAGTGGCTTCTTGAGAGGTTCAGGTGAAGGTCCTGAGGCTGGCTGGTGCAGAGCAGAGGTGGAAGCCCCTTGAAAGGAGAGGCCTCTTAGTTATGCTTGAGAGTGAGCCGCTCAAAGAGGTACTCGCCTAGAGATGCCTGGGGCCCAGCCAGCCTGTGGAGGTTGGTGAGGTGGTTGCCCATCTTCTTGATGACCTTCATCTCTTCATCCAGGAATTGGTTTTCAATGAAGTAACAGAGATGAGGATCTGTGTGAGCAGAACCCAGGGAATGAAGATCCAAGAGGGCCTGGTTCAAGTTCTTCTccaaggccaaggcagcttccaTGGCCTCCCGAGTTTTACCCCACTCATCTTGACATGGCCTCTGAAAGAGTGCAAGGCCTCTGTGATCATCCTGTGACTTGAGGAGATGCTCGGTGTCCTCACCCTTCTCCTCAGCCAATTCACGGAAGAAGTGGCCTACACCCTCCAGAGCCGTGTCATCCCGATCAAAATAGTAGTCCTGTTCTAATCGCAATCATATTTTTAGCAAAATCTCTAGGAAAACTACATACATGTCAACATGAGGAGCACTAGATATGGACATCTGTACTTTGCCCACCAAATCAGTAAAGCATCATGCTTGAAATTAGAGAGTTGGGatcaataaacatataaaatatatttttaaaaaatttagatttcAGCTAGTTACAGGACCTCAGAAATCCCAAGAATTCACAGTGGCGAGCCATAGAAAAAGCACAACTATCTATACTTACAAATTTTGTTCTGTATTTGAGACTAGGGCTCACTGtagcctgactggcctggaacttgctatgcagaccagactggctttggagttatagatttctgtctgcctctgcttccagaaggctggattaaaggcatgtaccgccaCTTCAATTTTTATCCACACATCATTGAGTTTATTACCTAGGTCTGAATGACTCACATTACTGTCTGCGAGCGAGTTGTGTGGTGTTATTTCACTGAACTTCTGTGAGGACAGGCAATAGCATACTGTGCACAACCTACATGTCTCACAAAACAGAATAGCCAAGTGTTCTGATTTTCCCGTTGTCTTTCTTTGAACTGATTTTCAGATCTCCAAATCAAAAAACTCGTTTCCAAGCCTTATAGAATGTATGTATTCTCATAGCCTACCTAAATCCCACCCACCCCAGGGAGAAAGTATCATTTTGATACACATGGATGACACTGCATTGTAGCATCGACATAGCATTACATGTGAGTAACAGTCATTTCTGGCCTCCACTTATTCATTTGTCTGTACAAATAAGAGTGTGCTtatgaagaatttaaaaagtaagggTGAAGTGCAATGGAAGGAAATTAATTGTACAAGTTTTTTTCCCTGAATAGAGAGAGGATTGCTTTTCAGTAAAATTTAGCTGAACATAATTTCAACCAGCTGAGAAAATGTAAACTTGATTTGATGCTCAACAATAATACCTAGGTTTGTTTAAAGCTTTTTGTGAAAATAATTCACTctacataaactttttttttagtgtAATTATCACCTGTAGGGGGAAAGAAGATACAAGCAAGTTGCCGTACATTTCCTGGCTCTAGCTAGCATAAATACGACAAAATATATCCAGTATAGTTTTATGGTGCCTTTTCCTGTAAGCACGTCCCGTTCCCAAAGTCACTGTTGCAAGAtactgaaaaacatttaatgagAACCATAAAACATGTGCAGATAAAGTAGCGAAAATATATGTGTATTGAGAGCCACTAAGACACAGTGCAGTCACCATCTTTATAATTTAGGTGTCATGACACAGTTTTATTCCCAACTTGTTGTAGTCATTTTTCTGCTGCCCCGAAAATAAGCAAATTTTATCGTTAGTAGATGCATGAAGCTTGTATATGGTGGTTATAATGTCGCCTCTGGGTTTAGTTTGATAAAAAACCTGTTCCATTGGAAAGTAAATCTTGTTGCCTAACAGAATTATGAGTCTAAGCTGAGCAGAACTTCAGGGAAACATATGTTCTCTTCTATTTGTTTCAAAAATGTGAGATTTTGACATCTAATTCCTAGTTTGGCCAGCAAGAGGTCAGAGGTTATAGGTTTCTTTACCATATAATCAAGTTCTTTTGCATTACATGGATATGTAACCAGTGTTTGGATAATATCACCTCCATAATGCTTGAGATATGGAATCAGTTGATTACAAGGTTTCTCAACGAACCAGGAAAACCCATTTCCCCCTCATTCCCTACCAGATCCAATCCCAATTCTTAGTTTCTCGGTCATTCAGAAAACCACTGAAGATCCATTCAGAAAAACCCAGAGTGGTTACTTATGGGTATGAAAATTTGCTGCCTCTTTGTAGATGAACCTGGAAAAAATCATGGAAACCATGGCCACCGAGCTGTCATTGGGCAATTTCTTCTTTGCAATGTAAAATGTACAGTAGCTGTGATTCAATTTTTGATAGACTAGGTTTCTGTGTCTTTAGATACTTTCCCCCAAAGCTATTTTCTTCCCAGGAGGAATGCCTTTGcatgtttataaattttctttttttaaaatagctatGAACTATTGGCCAAGTCAGTTTCTGTAACACAGTCAGACTACAGTTTATTTCAGGAAAAGCATCTGAGCTGCTCTCACTATCACTATCACCAAGCAGTTAATTCGTTGCTCAGACGTGCGTGTTAATGGGTGGACACCTCATTGCTCCTTAGCtccttagaaattatttttatatttacttgatGTTCTTTTGTTAAGAATATACTCAATATTCTTTTTACAAAACAGAGtggtttctatatttctataattAAAGAACACTTTTCTATGGTTCTTTAACATCATTTCCTACACTAACAGGATCTCACTAGACATCACACTTGTTTATTGTGGCCCGATTTTCCCCAAACTTCATTCATTCGTCCAATGCATATTTACTGAGTATCAGTCATTCTTCTAAGGACTTCAGTGAACAAAGCAAAGTGACTACCCTCAAGACATTAGTTCCATGTTGCAACTTCAggtggttttaaaaaatagaaacctcagccgggcggtggtggcatgcgcctttaatgccagcacccaggaggcagaggcaggaggatcgcggTGAGTTCGCGGTCAGCCTGTCTACAAAAGCTAGGTTCCACGACAGGACCAAAgcgtcacagagaaaccctgtttcaaaaattaattaattaatttttaaaaaagaaaagaaaacttcaagcTGATGAAATCAACCAATTTGGTCCCTACCCCAATTTTTAACCTAGGAAACTCGAGGCATTTTgtgaggaaaggagaaagtgggcGGGTGGGAGGAAGTTAGTGGTTTCTGAGTGACTTTAGGCAAACGATCTATAGGTTGACTGTGTGATCCTGCAGCGAGGTGAGAGAACCAGTAAACACCAATACTATCTGCAGAGTGCTGGAGTGTTCCTTCAGACTTTCAGATATCTGAGACCCATTTCAGGGAGCGACCATGGCCATGCTTTTAAAAGGTGGTGTTAAGCCTAGTCGGCCATCACCCATTGAAAGGTTTGTCTACTTGCCTCTGATGACTGCTCCTGTAGAATTGTATCGCATCAATTAAAGTCGGGAAGCTTTGAAATTGCGGTAAAGGAAGAAGattgccttcccttcccttctctcctgttCACAACTTGGACCCTGAATCCTTATTTGAGCCCATCCGGTTCCTCCCCTTTCGGCAGTATCCCTCCTTCCCGCCCTTCAGAGATGCGCGTGCGCAGAAAGATTAAGTCGCCCGCGGCCCGAGCCGGGAAACATCGATTGACTCGGTGCTCGGCTGGCTTCTCGACCTATCTGCGTTCGATTGAGGAGTGTGGCCGCGCTCTTCCGGCGCCAGGCAGCTCTTCCGGTTTGGTTTTCAAGCGGGACGGCGCAGGCTTCAGGTGGGTTTGTCGGGGTCCTCTTAGCCGTGGGTGCTGTCGAGGCTTGGCCGGATCCTCTCAGAAGGAACCGAGCCGGCGAGGGCGATGGTGTGGTCGGCTGCGTGGTCCCCTACTCGGCGGAAGATGCGacggaagggaggaagggacggCGACCCAAGGGCTGGCGGGTCGAGGCCCGGCGTGGCAATCCGGGGTGATTGGGGTTTTAACGCCAGCGGGGCCCGCGTGCGGGGCAGATTGACCAGAGTGTGAATAGGCTCAAGCTGGCGCAAAGGAATTAGCCCTGGGGTAGGGAATGGCCCGTTGTTTGCTTGGGGGCATTTACGGTTCTCTGGACACTCAGCCCTCACCGCCCCCCAGCAGACTTTTCGGTGGGAGGGAGGATGGCATTTCGGGTTTCCTTGTGCTCTTTCAGTCCGCAGGAGCTACTGCCAGAGCTTCTGCTCTAGTCCTCTTCCCTCAGACCCCAGCCCTTCTCCAGGTTCCCATTTAGGGAGGCAGGTCTTTGATAAGCGTTCCTTATAAAATGTTATCTGCACAATACATGCCCTTCTTGGAAGTCATCCATCCCGGGATGTTCAGCACAGCATGTTGTGTGACGTTAAGACATTTAACGTGTCATAGCCATCAATGATAAAATAGTAACTTTAGGTACTTGCCGATGCAGACCGTTAGATATCTGTCTCATTTAGTCTTCTGGGCTCCTTTTGTTGATACTGTTACTATCCCCAACTTGTAATGAGGACCCAAGACATAAAGGACCTTGCCCCTCAACGAAGCAGATTGGAAAAGCATAAACAGAATTTAAATCCGCATCTCATTGGTGCCAGAATCGGAGCTCTTGACTATCATTCTAAATTGTTTTATGAGAGTATCATTCCTTTCAAATCTGTCAGAGGGAATCCCGAGGGCAGCCCTGTTGGTGatgtatataaattaaatacatttgagggctgtcaagatggcttagcaggtaaaggtgctttttGCCAACCTTGAACACTTTTTGAGTTGGGCCTCTGAGACCCAtgcggtggaaggagagaacctagcCTTGAAAGGTTCTCTGACCCCAGCGTTTGCggtgacactcacacacacacaaatgttcagATAAATAGGTTTGTGAGTGACCTGTGAACTGCGTTGGAAATTTTGttattctattaaaataatttttacattgattttttaaaataagtatatgtTTACTAGTTTCTTACATAAATGTTTAAATCATTTCACCAAAAAAAATTTccagtgaatatgatcaaaatacattgtatgacattctcaaaagaATTagtaaattgcttttaaaaagttatttcattATGTAGATGGAAAGACAGTACCATTTATTTGGTGGTTAAAAAAAGTAGTAccttgaataaaatatttctaaatctaTGTATTGGTGTTCTACCAAGTTTTAATCTTGAGAACTATTTTCCATTTGTCTAAAAAGCCCCAGTAGGGTCTAGGGAGAAATTATTGTCTACTGCCAGCTGACATTTTTCTGACATCTAggttagaaaaataatttaccaGTAATGGTTCTTGTCTTTTGGCATGACATACACCTATATGACTCAACATTCCTTGCTAATAacagattatttatttcttttaggcTATTTGAAGGTTTTTTCCAAACATGGATATCAGGCCAAATCACACGATTTATATCAACAATatgaatgataaaattaaaaaagaaggtatgttcttttaaaaacatttcttcacagctaaaatgtgtttatttacttgtgtCTTGAGGCTGTGTTTTAATGTCTCATCAAATCCTCTTTCATAGTGCTCTATAATGCTTTATCTCATTTGTACACAACTCtaatgtttttaatataagaaTATGCAGGCATTAAAGtgtttttgaattgttttaacTCATAAATGGTTTCACATAACTATTTAAATTAGGTAGCTAATGAGAATAGTGTATTGTGTTCtttcaaa
Protein-coding sequences here:
- the LOC119815177 gene encoding ferritin light chain-like, producing MRYNSTGAVIREQDYYFDRDDTALEGVGHFFRELAEEKGEDTEHLLKSQDDHRGLALFQRPCQDEWGKTREAMEAALALEKNLNQALLDLHSLGSAHTDPHLCYFIENQFLDEEMKVIKKMGNHLTNLHRLAGPQASLGEYLFERLTLKHN